The Syntrophales bacterium genome has a window encoding:
- a CDS encoding DUF433 domain-containing protein: protein MSLTAKKLDYPYITSDPGIAEGRPVIAGTRITVNCIAGYYQLGMSIDEILDSLHHLTPSQVHSALAYYFDHQDEINVDLEEAGNIEYWKSQVQAHPARQ, encoded by the coding sequence ATGTCGCTGACAGCCAAAAAACTGGATTACCCCTACATCACGTCGGATCCCGGCATCGCCGAAGGACGGCCGGTGATTGCGGGGACCAGGATCACCGTCAACTGCATTGCCGGGTATTACCAGCTCGGCATGAGCATCGACGAGATCCTTGACAGCCTTCACCATCTAACCCCGTCCCAGGTACATTCCGCCCTGGCCTACTACTTCGACCACCAGGACGAGATCAACGTGGATCTGGAAGAGGCGGGAAACATCGAATACTGGAAGAGCCAGGTTCAGGCCCATCCCGCGCGGCAATAG